From a single Fulvivirga ulvae genomic region:
- a CDS encoding response regulator, which translates to MIDKIYDVDVLLVEDNPDDVELVIRALKKHNLGNNLIHLPDGAEALDFIFARGKYESRKIEQKPKVILLDLKMPKVDGLQVLKAIREDERTRLIPVVIMTSSAEQKDIIESYGLGVNAYVVKPLDFESFSKAVAELGLFWLLVNNSPG; encoded by the coding sequence ATGATTGACAAAATTTATGATGTAGACGTTCTATTGGTTGAAGATAACCCTGATGACGTGGAGCTTGTGATCAGGGCGCTGAAAAAGCATAACCTTGGCAATAACCTGATCCATCTGCCCGATGGAGCGGAAGCTTTGGATTTTATTTTTGCCCGGGGTAAATATGAAAGTCGCAAAATTGAACAAAAGCCAAAAGTAATCTTACTGGATCTAAAAATGCCAAAAGTAGATGGTCTCCAGGTGTTGAAGGCCATAAGGGAAGACGAACGCACAAGGCTTATTCCAGTGGTTATAATGACTTCGTCTGCAGAGCAAAAGGATATTATTGAAAGCTATGGTTTGGGAGTAAATGCCTATGTTGTTAAGCCGCTGGATTTCGAGAGCTTTTCCAAGGCCGTGGCAGAGCTTGGCTTGTTTTGGTTGTTGGTGAACAACTCTCCGGGCTGA
- a CDS encoding LuxR C-terminal-related transcriptional regulator, with protein MKKTFKFLIIDDHQLFADGLARILEEEDNFTLTGIFNALDSSASIDADLVLLDIQLGVQSGLDLCTWLRERYTNMIIILISMIQAPHLIREGQKRGANGFISKTTDAELLKETVVKICRGENIFLGLPEKGSSLHEVNLLSEREMQIIHLIKQGLTSKMIAEKLFLSEFTVETHRKNILRKLKLNTANELIAYAYANHL; from the coding sequence ATGAAAAAAACTTTTAAATTTTTAATAATAGATGACCACCAACTGTTTGCCGATGGCCTGGCTCGTATTCTCGAGGAGGAAGATAATTTTACTTTAACCGGTATTTTTAACGCCCTGGATAGTTCTGCTTCAATAGATGCTGACCTGGTCCTGCTAGACATTCAACTCGGGGTACAAAGCGGACTTGACCTTTGTACATGGCTAAGAGAACGTTATACTAATATGATCATTATCCTGATTTCCATGATCCAGGCTCCACATTTGATAAGAGAAGGTCAGAAAAGAGGTGCAAACGGCTTCATTTCAAAGACTACCGATGCTGAGCTATTAAAGGAAACCGTAGTAAAAATCTGCAGAGGCGAAAATATTTTTCTTGGATTACCAGAAAAGGGATCGTCCTTACATGAGGTAAACCTGCTCAGTGAAAGAGAAATGCAGATCATTCACCTGATAAAACAAGGGCTGACCAGTAAGATGATTGCTGAGAAGCTTTTTTTGAGTGAATTTACAGTAGAAACTCACCGGAAGAACATTTTAAGAAAGCTGAAGCTCAATACTGCCAACGAACTGATAGCGTATGCATATGCCAATCATCTGTAA
- a CDS encoding ATP-binding protein has translation MKFVDVPIGKKLLRAIILTSGVVLLITCSSYFAYEFFTFRQSAINQLSIIGEIVADNSTAALAFNSQSDATEVLASLKAHPHIEAAGIYDNNGKLFAHYPEELEGDNFPDSVNFSGYALMDSYIIGVQHIAQKDNRLGTLYLKSNTTAIARRLQLYAWIAVIVSAISFLVAYILSQKMQRAITGPVRELADTALAISERKDYTVRATKFGSDEVGALTTAFNQMLDEIQAQNKAIKSFNAHLEEKIKERTAELEIANKELESFTSSVSHDLRAPLRSVIGYSKIIEEDYSVKLGDEGVRMLNLIISNGQRMGQLIDDLLAFSKVGKQDVLKVPLDMEKITSEVIDEMTQDIANTKSVEIKTDKILDAEGDKSMIKQVMTNLISNALKYSMKEAKPCIEIGSYQKDNTNVYYVKDNGVGFDMQYYDKLFGVFERLHNQHDFEGTGVGLALVHRIVLKHDGQVWAEGKVNEGATFYFSLPGISDMYYLKPEKYD, from the coding sequence ATGAAATTTGTAGATGTACCTATCGGAAAAAAGCTGCTAAGGGCTATTATACTTACCTCCGGGGTGGTGCTGTTAATAACATGCTCATCATATTTTGCCTATGAGTTCTTTACTTTCCGCCAGTCAGCGATCAACCAATTGAGCATTATAGGGGAGATTGTGGCCGATAACAGTACTGCAGCCCTTGCATTTAACAGCCAGAGTGATGCTACTGAGGTATTAGCATCGCTCAAGGCGCATCCACACATAGAAGCGGCCGGAATTTATGATAATAACGGAAAACTTTTTGCTCACTATCCGGAGGAATTGGAAGGAGATAACTTCCCTGACTCTGTAAATTTTTCCGGATACGCCCTTATGGATTCATATATTATTGGTGTACAGCATATTGCTCAGAAGGATAATAGGCTTGGCACCCTTTACCTTAAATCCAACACCACGGCTATAGCCAGAAGATTACAGCTGTATGCCTGGATCGCCGTAATCGTAAGTGCCATATCCTTTTTAGTGGCATACATCCTCTCTCAAAAAATGCAGAGAGCGATAACAGGGCCGGTAAGGGAGCTGGCTGATACGGCTTTGGCCATCTCAGAAAGAAAGGATTATACGGTTCGTGCCACCAAATTTGGCAGTGACGAGGTAGGAGCGCTTACCACTGCCTTTAACCAGATGCTGGATGAGATACAAGCGCAAAACAAAGCTATTAAATCGTTCAATGCACATCTCGAAGAAAAAATCAAGGAAAGAACAGCCGAGTTGGAGATAGCCAATAAGGAACTTGAATCGTTTACTTCTTCAGTATCTCATGATCTGAGAGCCCCATTAAGATCCGTTATTGGATACTCTAAGATCATAGAGGAAGATTACTCAGTTAAACTGGGAGATGAAGGGGTAAGGATGCTGAACCTAATTATATCCAACGGACAAAGGATGGGGCAGCTAATTGATGATCTTTTGGCCTTCTCAAAAGTTGGGAAACAAGATGTATTAAAGGTGCCATTAGATATGGAGAAGATCACGTCAGAAGTAATCGATGAGATGACCCAGGACATTGCCAATACTAAAAGTGTGGAGATCAAAACGGATAAGATCCTGGATGCAGAGGGAGATAAAAGCATGATAAAGCAGGTAATGACCAACCTGATTTCCAACGCACTGAAATACTCTATGAAAGAGGCAAAGCCATGCATAGAAATCGGCTCATATCAGAAAGATAATACCAATGTGTATTATGTCAAAGACAATGGTGTAGGGTTTGATATGCAGTATTATGATAAGCTTTTTGGGGTTTTTGAGCGATTGCATAATCAGCATGACTTCGAAGGCACCGGTGTGGGGTTGGCTCTTGTCCATAGAATTGTGCTGAAACACGACGGACAGGTATGGGCGGAGGGAAAGGTGAACGAAGGAGCTACCTTTTATTTTTCATTACCAGGAATTTCAGACATGTATTACCTAAAGCCAGAAAAATATGATTGA
- a CDS encoding TonB-dependent receptor domain-containing protein, with protein sequence MTLGSKLEHNDYTGYEVEPSIRIRQGIGEKWMVWGAVSRAVRMPSRVDRDISQGSPPYFVLLAGNPGFQSETLIAWEVGCRGKIDNRGAMAISLFYNNYDNIRSTELDPDVIFPLRFHNGLEGGDLRYRS encoded by the coding sequence TTGACCCTAGGCAGTAAACTGGAACATAATGACTACACTGGCTACGAAGTGGAGCCCAGCATCAGGATACGTCAGGGGATAGGTGAGAAATGGATGGTTTGGGGTGCAGTTTCCAGAGCAGTACGTATGCCTTCGAGGGTAGATCGTGATATTTCACAGGGCAGCCCGCCTTACTTTGTATTGCTGGCTGGTAATCCAGGGTTTCAGTCGGAGACGTTGATAGCCTGGGAAGTTGGATGCAGGGGTAAAATTGACAATAGAGGGGCCATGGCCATTTCCTTGTTTTACAATAACTACGACAACATACGTAGTACAGAACTTGACCCTGATGTCATCTTTCCTTTGCGCTTCCATAATGGACTGGAAGGGGGAGACCTACGGTATAGAAGCTAA
- a CDS encoding YfiR family protein, whose protein sequence is MSHKGKWTIMIWKMNLLFFFLVFFCSAQKPIPREYQVKAAFLFNFTQFIEWPQNAFSTHDTPFTVGILGEDPFGVYLEEIVYNEKVEGHPIIIQNYQDIKSIKECHILYISASKSAEIQQIPEILKVKNILTVGDSEDFIIKGGVIRFFIDQGKIQLQINNSAAKASELRISSKLLRLATVTNEI, encoded by the coding sequence ATGAGTCATAAGGGCAAATGGACAATAATGATATGGAAAATGAATTTGTTGTTTTTCTTCCTGGTCTTTTTTTGCTCCGCCCAAAAGCCGATCCCAAGGGAATATCAGGTCAAGGCAGCTTTCTTATTCAATTTTACACAATTTATAGAGTGGCCTCAAAATGCTTTTTCAACACATGACACCCCCTTTACTGTAGGTATATTAGGAGAAGATCCGTTTGGAGTATACCTGGAAGAGATAGTTTACAATGAAAAAGTTGAAGGTCACCCTATAATAATTCAAAACTATCAGGACATCAAGTCTATTAAGGAGTGCCATATTCTTTATATAAGCGCAAGTAAGTCGGCCGAGATACAGCAAATACCAGAGATATTGAAAGTAAAGAATATACTTACTGTAGGGGATTCGGAAGATTTCATTATAAAAGGAGGAGTGATCAGGTTTTTTATTGATCAGGGAAAAATACAGCTACAAATTAATAATAGTGCTGCCAAAGCTTCAGAGCTCAGGATCAGTTCAAAGCTATTAAGGTTGGCTACAGTAACAAACGAAATATGA
- a CDS encoding outer membrane beta-barrel protein produces the protein MDWKGETYGIEANMSYQVMSWWQLSTNINLLEEDIRIKEGKTDFNNTYNETADPKAQFLFRSTFELPHSISINGAFRWVDELPINNAGVRETVPDNAELDGSIGWQASNKLRLTVAGRNLLHKEHVEYGILGSTRQAIKRSVYLRLSMHL, from the coding sequence ATGGACTGGAAGGGGGAGACCTACGGTATAGAAGCTAATATGTCTTACCAGGTGATGTCGTGGTGGCAGTTATCGACAAACATTAATCTGCTTGAAGAGGATATCCGTATTAAAGAGGGCAAAACAGATTTTAACAATACATACAACGAAACGGCTGATCCGAAAGCACAATTCCTGTTCCGGTCAACCTTTGAATTGCCACATAGTATTAGTATAAATGGGGCATTTAGATGGGTTGATGAGCTTCCGATAAATAACGCCGGTGTCAGAGAAACGGTGCCGGACAACGCTGAATTGGATGGTAGCATTGGGTGGCAGGCCAGTAATAAACTGAGGCTTACCGTGGCTGGGCGGAACCTTCTGCACAAGGAGCATGTCGAATACGGAATATTGGGATCTACCCGACAGGCTATTAAAAGAAGTGTTTATTTGAGGCTCTCAATGCACCTTTAA
- a CDS encoding LytR/AlgR family response regulator transcription factor, whose protein sequence is MMEKVYVVEDMAVARAALIQSLEDNDYGIAGSAASAEKAWSEIKNTDIDIVLVDINLTGEHDGIWLAQKIRSGRNMPLIFLTAYGDKNTLNQLKALHPNGYLMKPYNEPTLITTISIAIRSFYSSELTRPSEDHSIFIKNRGMQIKLEVAKILYIKSDGNYIDIYSVEGRYTIREKLESFLELLHTISIIRVHQRYAVNTSYIKAISNHAVFLPPASIPVSKKYRENLLQLPELKL, encoded by the coding sequence ATGATGGAAAAAGTATATGTAGTAGAAGATATGGCTGTAGCCCGTGCAGCGCTTATACAATCTTTGGAAGATAACGACTACGGTATAGCGGGAAGCGCCGCCAGCGCAGAAAAGGCATGGAGCGAAATAAAAAACACTGATATTGATATTGTGCTGGTAGACATCAACCTTACCGGAGAACATGACGGCATCTGGCTGGCGCAAAAGATAAGGTCTGGCCGTAATATGCCGTTAATATTCCTAACGGCATATGGTGATAAAAATACGCTGAACCAGCTCAAGGCGCTCCACCCTAATGGGTACCTGATGAAACCTTATAACGAGCCGACGCTTATTACGACCATTTCAATTGCTATCAGGTCATTTTATAGCTCTGAACTGACAAGACCCTCTGAAGATCATTCTATTTTTATAAAGAACCGAGGCATGCAGATAAAACTTGAGGTGGCCAAAATCTTATATATTAAATCTGATGGTAATTATATTGACATATACTCAGTCGAAGGGAGGTATACCATCAGGGAAAAGCTGGAGTCGTTTTTAGAATTGCTACACACGATAAGCATTATCAGGGTGCACCAGCGATATGCAGTTAACACGAGTTATATCAAAGCTATTTCTAACCATGCAGTTTTTCTGCCTCCCGCCAGCATACCAGTCTCAAAAAAATATCGAGAAAACTTATTACAATTACCAGAGCTTAAACTTTAG
- a CDS encoding histidine kinase dimerization/phosphoacceptor domain -containing protein, producing MLFHYLSKCRALTTFIITLFAIMVNLSPLQGQFIVPDSLKKNLPARITSRSEFNAVQNLKNLLKDNMIGRMCFYEDLLPIVSEAETWSKNKGEIHDVLSNKLLKLMLFDKLQWQEQTLRLGNQLLEYEEYYSPIDINRISGILYNNYRQLEAYSEIIGLIPLLEKYQHLENGWRAKGFTTVYDIAMINYKSGNYIQAAKGFIRQMKAFDSIGNQLMVSSMHNNAGLCYYHLSNYKKAMEHYRMALAELKKPNRNGVAERSAAYKKCFEMVVKGNIADIDFDRGAFDKALSVYKEERRSCFGTGGYPVQTAVLYKLAQAYMFLNKPVLAELYIDSTLASINSYVHTDTKIESYQLKGKILLTKGETKRSMIYFEKADHLEDSVRRLRMERDNLVAKVSYESKKKDKDLQKMKEALIVKEKVATQQWCVLGFLLLLFTITGCLYFKSRKDKNTIERQRKSLQTSVREKEVLLKEVHHRVKNNLQVISGLLRIQSKKITNKDMLKLLNDSQNYISSIASVHEMLYRQEEGSTVQMEKYLNKLSEQLFDTPEGHDITVMVSASRIFLSINKAIPIGLITSELLTNAMKYAFEAGKGSIKLSMVMNKTNQYVFKYSDNGQGLPDDFEKNLTKTMGFRLIYMLAEEMEGSIEIKGKDGVTVTVQFSDE from the coding sequence ATGCTATTTCACTACCTCAGTAAATGCAGGGCGCTAACTACCTTCATTATTACTCTGTTTGCAATTATGGTTAACCTCTCCCCTTTGCAAGGGCAATTCATTGTGCCTGACTCGCTTAAAAAAAATCTTCCGGCACGCATTACCTCAAGGAGTGAATTTAACGCTGTTCAAAACCTGAAAAATCTTCTTAAGGATAACATGATCGGGAGGATGTGTTTTTACGAGGACCTCCTGCCTATAGTATCCGAGGCCGAAACATGGAGCAAAAATAAAGGAGAGATACATGACGTACTCTCTAACAAGCTGCTCAAACTTATGTTGTTTGATAAACTCCAATGGCAGGAGCAAACCTTAAGATTGGGCAATCAGCTGCTGGAATACGAAGAATATTACTCACCTATTGACATTAACAGGATATCGGGTATTCTGTACAACAATTACAGGCAGCTGGAGGCGTACAGTGAGATCATCGGATTGATACCCCTTTTGGAAAAATATCAACATCTGGAAAATGGCTGGAGGGCGAAGGGATTTACCACAGTCTATGACATTGCCATGATCAATTATAAAAGCGGAAATTACATTCAGGCTGCCAAAGGTTTCATCCGGCAAATGAAAGCCTTTGACTCTATTGGGAATCAACTGATGGTTTCGAGCATGCACAACAATGCCGGGCTTTGTTATTATCACCTTTCTAACTATAAAAAAGCCATGGAGCATTACAGAATGGCTCTTGCAGAACTCAAAAAACCTAACAGGAACGGTGTTGCAGAAAGATCCGCAGCATATAAAAAATGCTTTGAGATGGTAGTAAAGGGGAATATTGCTGATATTGATTTTGATCGTGGAGCGTTTGACAAAGCCCTGTCCGTGTATAAGGAAGAACGCAGATCATGTTTTGGCACCGGAGGGTATCCTGTCCAGACGGCCGTACTCTATAAACTGGCACAAGCCTATATGTTCCTCAATAAACCTGTTCTTGCAGAACTGTATATTGACAGTACGCTTGCCAGCATCAATTCTTATGTACACACCGACACTAAGATTGAGAGCTACCAGCTTAAAGGCAAAATATTGCTGACAAAGGGCGAAACAAAGCGATCCATGATCTATTTCGAAAAGGCGGATCACCTGGAAGATTCTGTGAGGCGCCTCCGCATGGAGCGTGATAACCTGGTAGCCAAGGTAAGCTATGAAAGCAAGAAAAAGGATAAAGACCTTCAGAAGATGAAGGAGGCCTTAATTGTAAAGGAAAAAGTAGCAACTCAGCAATGGTGTGTTTTAGGGTTCCTCCTTCTGCTCTTCACTATTACCGGTTGTCTGTACTTCAAATCAAGAAAGGACAAAAACACTATAGAACGCCAGAGAAAGAGCCTTCAGACCTCGGTCAGGGAAAAAGAGGTGTTATTGAAAGAGGTACACCACAGAGTAAAAAACAACCTGCAGGTGATCTCCGGCCTGCTCCGGATACAGTCAAAAAAAATCACAAATAAAGATATGCTTAAGCTCCTGAATGATTCACAGAACTATATAAGCAGCATAGCCTCGGTTCATGAAATGCTATACCGGCAAGAAGAGGGTTCCACTGTGCAGATGGAAAAATATCTCAATAAGTTATCGGAACAATTGTTTGACACACCCGAAGGACATGACATCACTGTTATGGTTTCAGCCTCTCGCATCTTTTTATCCATTAATAAAGCAATACCCATAGGTTTAATAACCAGCGAACTCCTCACTAATGCTATGAAATATGCTTTTGAAGCAGGTAAGGGAAGCATAAAGCTGAGCATGGTAATGAATAAAACGAATCAGTATGTATTTAAATACAGTGATAACGGACAGGGACTGCCCGATGACTTTGAAAAAAACCTGACCAAAACTATGGGCTTTCGCCTGATATATATGCTGGCGGAAGAAATGGAAGGTAGCATAGAAATAAAGGGAAAAGATGGAGTAACTGTAACAGTTCAATTTTCAGACGAATGA
- a CDS encoding TonB-dependent receptor plug domain-containing protein, whose product MIFTLIHKQFRLLLPLVWGIQLLSFGLLAQQQEDRYSPTALKALSIEDLMSIEVISVTRRPEKLTESASAIQVITSKEILKYGATNIPEALYLAGNLQVAQKGSHSWGVSARGFNTELANKLLVRMDGRTVYTPLFSGVFWDRQDYLLEDLDQIEVVSGPGGTLWGANAVNGVINITTKSAEETQGLYIQGAIGTEIEALAGLRYGGEINRDVHYRVYTKYSKRDESVFPDSIDANDAWDIIQGGFRMDADKGNSHFTFQGDVYNSSLGLTFGEESEVLGGNILARFIHVFADSSEVRLQTYYDYTDLDLPAEAFVVNGTELAPAGIFEDRLSTYDVDFQHHFGLGRSNSIVWGVGYRFTHDEVTNAPALGFLPENLDQNLFSVFVQDEIKVYGNLFFDPRQ is encoded by the coding sequence ATGATATTTACCCTGATCCATAAACAGTTTAGATTACTCTTACCTTTGGTGTGGGGTATACAGTTGTTATCCTTCGGCTTACTGGCGCAGCAGCAAGAAGATAGATACTCCCCCACAGCCCTGAAAGCTTTAAGTATTGAAGATCTCATGAGTATTGAGGTAATCTCTGTAACCAGACGTCCGGAAAAACTGACGGAAAGTGCATCGGCTATACAGGTAATCACAAGCAAGGAAATTCTGAAATATGGGGCAACTAACATTCCGGAGGCTCTTTATTTGGCGGGTAACCTTCAGGTGGCACAAAAAGGCTCGCATTCGTGGGGTGTAAGTGCACGCGGATTTAATACTGAGCTGGCAAATAAACTTCTTGTGCGCATGGATGGACGTACTGTTTATACTCCGCTTTTTTCAGGGGTATTCTGGGACAGACAGGATTATTTGCTGGAAGACCTCGATCAGATAGAAGTGGTGAGTGGTCCGGGCGGAACTTTGTGGGGAGCCAATGCTGTAAACGGGGTTATTAATATAACCACTAAAAGTGCGGAAGAAACGCAAGGACTCTATATACAAGGAGCTATAGGTACAGAAATAGAGGCACTGGCTGGCCTTCGCTACGGGGGGGAAATTAATCGGGATGTTCACTATAGAGTGTACACCAAATATTCGAAAAGAGATGAGTCGGTATTTCCGGATAGCATTGATGCCAATGATGCCTGGGATATTATACAAGGTGGATTTCGAATGGATGCTGACAAAGGCAATTCGCACTTTACGTTTCAGGGAGATGTATATAACAGCAGCTTAGGGTTAACTTTTGGAGAGGAGTCTGAGGTGTTGGGGGGCAATATCTTAGCCAGGTTTATCCATGTTTTTGCTGATAGCTCTGAAGTACGGTTGCAAACATATTACGACTATACTGACCTCGATCTTCCCGCGGAGGCATTTGTTGTAAATGGCACTGAGCTGGCACCAGCAGGTATATTTGAGGACAGGCTTTCTACTTATGATGTCGATTTTCAACATCACTTCGGGCTAGGCAGGTCTAATAGTATAGTATGGGGGGTGGGCTACCGCTTTACGCATGACGAAGTTACCAACGCTCCGGCGCTTGGATTTTTACCTGAAAACCTGGATCAGAATCTTTTTAGTGTTTTTGTGCAAGACGAAATCAAAGTATACGGAAACCTTTTTTTTGACCCTAGGCAGTAA
- a CDS encoding sensor histidine kinase, which yields MRLRLILLSVVLHLLSPKALSQDISDYMDTLYLNGPSLEHLSKYATYWIDEGGNGKVANAEQMITLGEFKHWDLNTTLNLGPNPHPLWLHLKVKNISDRRQTYWWSLYSHADSIILYRKVDDFWLPVDTSSFNQPARHRNVPVRFLATRIDLKVGEAASLLLKVRNFKKPQNAITDITTPAHNLLWEKKFFWTIGFFIGALILLGILCSVLGIILRQQTLFILAAYILIVAVVILQEELLISFYPGEYFFDILMHLPTTGLTLLGSCLHFVVIDYTLGQQRGRLPIRKILRRINITGMAYALLYILFYAFFEKYVSVESATYQFFWKTAIILIVSIMISMFINIINAAQKPLELLFFIPLAFLLLYFNAAGYYLNYEGLLPYYEITYPNYFYWVLCVEFIMFGLFIGWRYRKTLDKNHQLEQEKAIHLNELFERELATQERERKQIARDLHDDLGATISAIKLIITNSYKKDEHLVNLINRASNDLRFFIGNFSTSNLHNTTLFNAAESKISELNDLNRTRFSLIAQGDDTLLPAELQLSVYRMISELLANVLKHAKAHQATLQIIIEDKQLQILAEDDGVGYDTSISHAGMGLDNIHTRTNKYHGNVHIVSDRRSGTTTIITIPFPSL from the coding sequence ATGCGGCTCCGTTTAATCCTGCTTTCTGTTGTCCTTCACCTGCTTTCCCCAAAGGCACTCTCGCAGGATATCAGCGACTATATGGATACCCTGTACCTGAATGGACCATCACTAGAGCACTTGTCCAAGTACGCGACTTACTGGATCGATGAAGGAGGAAACGGCAAGGTGGCCAACGCAGAACAAATGATAACACTCGGAGAATTTAAACATTGGGACCTGAATACCACATTAAACCTTGGTCCAAACCCGCATCCGCTGTGGCTCCATTTAAAAGTGAAAAATATATCCGATCGAAGGCAGACTTATTGGTGGAGCCTTTATTCACACGCCGATAGCATCATTCTTTACCGGAAGGTCGACGATTTCTGGTTGCCGGTTGACACATCTTCTTTTAACCAACCAGCCCGGCATCGTAACGTGCCTGTCCGTTTTCTGGCCACTCGCATAGACCTGAAAGTAGGCGAGGCTGCCTCATTACTCCTTAAGGTTCGTAATTTTAAAAAACCGCAAAACGCCATCACTGATATTACTACTCCCGCCCATAACCTGCTTTGGGAGAAGAAGTTTTTCTGGACCATTGGTTTTTTTATAGGAGCTTTAATCCTGCTGGGTATTTTATGTTCGGTTTTGGGGATCATCTTGCGCCAACAGACGCTGTTTATATTGGCAGCCTATATATTAATAGTCGCGGTAGTTATACTTCAGGAGGAGCTGCTGATATCTTTTTATCCGGGGGAGTACTTTTTTGATATATTAATGCACCTTCCTACCACAGGGCTAACCTTGTTGGGTTCCTGCCTGCATTTTGTAGTAATAGACTACACCTTAGGGCAACAAAGGGGCCGGCTCCCTATACGGAAAATACTGAGGCGTATTAATATTACGGGTATGGCCTACGCGCTGCTGTACATACTGTTCTATGCATTTTTTGAAAAATATGTTTCCGTCGAGTCAGCCACCTATCAGTTCTTCTGGAAAACAGCGATCATTCTTATCGTTTCGATAATGATTAGCATGTTTATCAATATTATTAATGCAGCTCAAAAACCCCTAGAACTACTGTTTTTCATCCCCCTGGCATTTTTACTTCTATATTTTAATGCTGCCGGGTATTACCTTAATTACGAAGGCTTGTTACCCTATTACGAAATTACCTATCCTAACTACTTCTATTGGGTACTATGTGTTGAGTTCATAATGTTTGGTTTGTTTATCGGCTGGAGGTACCGGAAAACTCTTGATAAAAACCATCAGCTTGAACAGGAAAAAGCCATTCACCTCAATGAACTTTTTGAACGTGAGCTGGCCACCCAGGAGAGGGAACGGAAGCAAATTGCACGTGATCTACACGACGACCTGGGGGCTACTATAAGTGCCATAAAACTGATTATTACCAATAGTTATAAAAAGGATGAACATCTGGTAAACCTGATCAACCGGGCGAGTAATGACCTCCGCTTTTTTATTGGTAATTTCTCAACCTCCAACCTACATAACACAACACTCTTTAATGCAGCAGAATCAAAAATTTCAGAGCTAAATGATCTCAACAGGACACGGTTCTCGCTTATAGCGCAGGGCGATGACACTCTGCTGCCTGCGGAGCTTCAACTTTCGGTTTATAGGATGATATCAGAATTACTGGCAAATGTACTGAAGCATGCTAAAGCTCATCAGGCTACTCTTCAGATCATCATTGAAGACAAGCAACTACAAATACTGGCTGAAGATGATGGTGTGGGGTATGATACTTCCATTTCGCATGCAGGCATGGGGTTGGACAACATCCATACACGTACAAACAAATATCATGGAAACGTACATATCGTTTCTGATCGACGGTCGGGAACCACAACTATTATAACTATACCTTTTCCAAGCCTATGA